The nucleotide window AAAGAGTTTTATTGCATTTAAACAAGACTCAACCATCTTTTCAATAAGAACAAAACGATCTCTCTTTTTTTTCAATATTATCTTTAACCAACAAAAAGAATCTATTTCAGTATTTTTTAAAGAACATTAACAACTGTCTCTATTTGAGGAGCGTACTTTTTAATCGTTGTTTCAACACCCGCTTTCAAAGTCATTTGATTTACACTGCAACTGGTGCAGGCTCCTTCAAGACGCACTTTCACGTGTTTCCCTTCATCTATTGAAATAAGTTTTATATCGCCTCCATCAGAATTCAGGAAAGGCCTGATTTCGTCAAGTGCTTTTAAAACATTATTTTTTAGTTCTTCTGTTTTCATATTTAAGAATATTCGAATTTTTGATTATTCAATCATTGGACTGCTCGATTTTCAAAAAATAGAGGAGTCCAGTAATCTTATTTTTTAACAGCCGAACAACCGGCCATTGTAGTAATTTTGATTGCCTCAGTAGGCTCTAAATTTTCATTTCTGCTGATAACCTCGCTCACAACATTTCGTGTTATCTCTTCAAAAACAGTTTCAATAACTGTACCTGTTTGTAGTGCTGCTGGATGACCGTAATCTCCCGCTTCGCGAATGGACT belongs to Flavobacterium gilvum and includes:
- a CDS encoding NifU family protein — its product is MKTEELKNNVLKALDEIRPFLNSDGGDIKLISIDEGKHVKVRLEGACTSCSVNQMTLKAGVETTIKKYAPQIETVVNVL